In the genome of Fervidobacterium nodosum Rt17-B1, the window ATGGTGTTGTCGTTGATCTTGATGTTCTTATTAAAGAAATCGAAGAAATTAAAAAAATTGGTTTTGATGTATACGATAGGATAAATATTTCATCACTTACTCACATTGTTTTACCGGTTCATAAGATGTTAGATGAAAAATTAGAAATTGCGAAAGGCGAAAAAGCTGTAGGGACAACAAAACGTGGTATAGGCCCTGCTTACGCCGATAAAGTGCATAGGATTGGTCTAAGATTGGTTGATTTATTTGATAAAGAAACAGCTTTAGAAAAATTAAAATTCATTTCCAAGATGTATAAAAATCTTTACGGTATAGAATGGGACGATTATGAGATACTCTTTGAAAATTTTGAGAAATTATCAAGAATTATAGTTCCTCCTCTTGAGATGAAGGAAGAATTAAAAAATGCTAATGTTCTTTTTGAGGGAACTCAGGGTGTTTTACTTGATATAGATATGGGAAGCTATCCATATGTAACAGGTTCTTATTGTAATACAACAGGCGTGGAAAGTGGACTGGGCTTTCCAATAAAAATTGACAAACGAATAGGTGTGTTTAAAGCATATGTAACGCGTGTTGGTAAAGGTCCATTTCCAACAGAACTATTTGGTGAAGAAGCCGAAAAGATTAGAATAGCTGGTAGAGAATTTGGTGCTACTACAGGTAGACCAAGGAGATGCGGATGGCTTGATTTGCCAATATTGAGGTACGCAATTGAAACTTCTGGTTGCGATGAAATGATAATGACAAAAGCAGATATATTATCTGGATTGGAAAAAGTTAAAGTTGGAATTAGATATCTATCGAATGGGAGAAAGTTTGAAATCCCTAATGATATATCTATGATAGATAAAGTCACTGTTGAATACATCGAGTTTAACGGTTGGAAAAATCTTGAAGATGACAATTTTGCTAAATTTGTAGATTTTATTGAAAGAGAAACGGGTTTAAAAATTGCCTATATATCTACTGGTGAAAAAATTGATGATATCAGAAAGGTCTGATGCGTTTGAAGGTATCCATAAGAATATTTGGATCTTTGTCTGATTTAACTAAGGGAGTTTACTATTTTGAGATTAATCCTGGAGTAGGTCAAACAATAAAAGATTGTATTGAACGCCTCGGTATTCCACATACCGAGGTTTATTTTATTACTTTAAACGGTAATTTTGTAGATTTTTCTAAGATTGTCGAAGATGGTGATTTTTACTGTGTTTATCCTCATTGCAATCTAGAAATCGATGAGAACTATTCTTTAACTCCTAGATTCAAAGGAGAACCAAGATTTGTTTTGGATATACATTTAGGAAAGCTTTCGAAATTGCTCCGAATGTTTGGTATATACGCTGAGTATGGTTTAGTTGACGATTTTCAAATAGTTGATAGAGCAAAGAAAATTGGTGGAATAATACTTACAAGAGACAGAAAACTTCTTATGCGAAGAGATATCGTTTATGGTTATATAATTCGAAGCGATTTTCCAGAAGAGCAGTTAAAAGAAGTTTTTGAAATGTACGAGCTTATGAATTGGGTGAAGCCTTTCTCACGTTGCTTGGAATGCAATGGGGAGTTAGTCGTTGTTGATAAGGAATCTGTTTCTGGTAGAGTTCCTCCACGTGTTTTTGAGATGCATGATGAATTTGCTATGTGCGGTAATTGTGGAAAAATCTATTGGAGAGGAACGCATTACGAGCATATGGCAGCTTTAATAAATGAATTTATAAAACAAATTCAATGAAATTCTTGAATTTATCAATACATGTTGCAAACTAAATTGTTTTTGTTTTCCTTGTCCAACTATAGTCATAGAACTATATATTATATATTACTTATTATATATACTATATAGGGTGGTAAATTGGTAAGTTTACACGGTGGTAACACAAAAAGGTACAATTCAAAGGGCTTTATGAATTTTTTTGAACGTACCATCTTATTCATAAAAACTTACCGCAAATGGTAAATTTCTCCAAAAATTGTTTATTCATAAGTATTTGTGTTTGGTAAATTTTTATAAAGCATATGAATAAAAAATTTTTCGAATGTTTTTTCTCAAAATTCATGGTAAAAAAATTTTCAATTGGTAATTTTGGTAAGTTACTTGTTGAGACTTTTTCTCAATTAACTATATATAGTCGACTAACTTTTATAAAT includes:
- a CDS encoding Mut7-C RNAse domain-containing protein; its protein translation is MRLKVSIRIFGSLSDLTKGVYYFEINPGVGQTIKDCIERLGIPHTEVYFITLNGNFVDFSKIVEDGDFYCVYPHCNLEIDENYSLTPRFKGEPRFVLDIHLGKLSKLLRMFGIYAEYGLVDDFQIVDRAKKIGGIILTRDRKLLMRRDIVYGYIIRSDFPEEQLKEVFEMYELMNWVKPFSRCLECNGELVVVDKESVSGRVPPRVFEMHDEFAMCGNCGKIYWRGTHYEHMAALINEFIKQIQ
- a CDS encoding adenylosuccinate synthase; its protein translation is MNIVCYGLQWGDEGKGKVTTYLSREFDYVVRYSGGSNAGHTVNYGEFKLVHHLVPSFDIRGNTKAYIANGVVVDLDVLIKEIEEIKKIGFDVYDRINISSLTHIVLPVHKMLDEKLEIAKGEKAVGTTKRGIGPAYADKVHRIGLRLVDLFDKETALEKLKFISKMYKNLYGIEWDDYEILFENFEKLSRIIVPPLEMKEELKNANVLFEGTQGVLLDIDMGSYPYVTGSYCNTTGVESGLGFPIKIDKRIGVFKAYVTRVGKGPFPTELFGEEAEKIRIAGREFGATTGRPRRCGWLDLPILRYAIETSGCDEMIMTKADILSGLEKVKVGIRYLSNGRKFEIPNDISMIDKVTVEYIEFNGWKNLEDDNFAKFVDFIERETGLKIAYISTGEKIDDIRKV